From Sparus aurata chromosome 9, fSpaAur1.1, whole genome shotgun sequence, a single genomic window includes:
- the LOC115587637 gene encoding G8 domain-containing protein DDB_G0286311-like, producing the protein MSEVSIKPCISTPLSNCISFFPSQSQIEREARLPTQNFLRAVKDLKVPRTGSGTDSGEKTASTWPYYAEMHAILGGRPAIDPPVIVASFRPAEEDPTALLMAIVTPYAESPWEDLPESVPASSTNPPTTPSTTPTTAATPTPVSSTNPATPSTTLTATPTLSPRKRKRNANQQILDFLQAESANEQRRHAESEEKTERFLNLFERLVDKMPDK; encoded by the exons ATGTCAGAAGTGTCCATCAAACCGTGTATCTCCACGCCCCTTTCAAATTGCATAAGCTTTTTTCCTTCGCAGTCGCAGATTGAACGAGAAGCGAGACTCCCCACTCAGAACTTTCTTCGTGCAGTCAAG GACCTAAAAGTGCCAAGGACGGGCTCTGGCACAGACAGCGGGGAGAAAACTGCGTCAACTTGGCCGTATTATGCAGAAATGCATGCGATTTTGGGTGGAAGGCCAGCAATTGATCCCCCAGTCATCGTGGCTTCCTTCAGGCCAGCTGAGGAGGACCCCACAGCCTTGCTAATG GCCATTGTCACACCATATGCCGAATCCCCTTGGGAGGACCTACCTGAGTCAGTCCCAGCTTCTTCCACCAATCCTCCCACTACACCATCCACCACTCCAACCACAGCCGCCACTCCAACCCCAGTCTCTTCCACCAATCCAGCTACACCATCCACCACCCTAACCGCCACTCCAACCCTATCCCcaagaaagaggaaaaggaacgCCAACCAGCAAATACTGGACTTCCTACAAGCAGAATCGGCTAATGAACAGAGGAGACACGCAgaatcagaggagaaaacagagaggttTTTAAATCTGTTTGAAAGACTCGTGGACAAAATGCCTGATAAATAG
- the LOC115587618 gene encoding trace amine-associated receptor 4-like isoform X3 produces MSCMTESFVQKAARAQQVLLSLVMETLRGTDLCFPQLLNSSCRKPTRPHFETMLIYILLSFIALLTAALNLLVIISISHFKQLHTPTNLLILSLAVSDFFVGLLMFFQIMLIDGCWFLGDLMCTLYQYLAYVIASASVGTMVLVSVDRYVAICHPLHYSSEITQKKVQRFVVVAVW; encoded by the exons ATGAGTTGTATGACAGAAAGCTTTGTTCAAAAAGCTGCCAGAGCTCAGCAGGTTCTCCTCTCGCTGGTGATGGAGACCTTAAGGGGAACTGACCTCTGCTTTCCACAACTCCTCAACAGCTCCTGCAGGAAGCCAACACGTCCTCACTTTGAAACCATGCTGATTTACATTCTGCTGTCCTTCATCGCTCTGCTCACTGCAGCTCTTAACCTGCTGGTCATCATCTCTATCTCCCACTTCAA GCAGCTCCACACCCCCACcaacctcctcatcctctctctggctgtctcAGATTTCTTCGTTGGCCTCCTTATGTTCTTTCAGATTATGCTCATAGATGGCTGCTGGTTCCTCGGTGACCTCATGTGTACTCTGTATCAGTACCTAGCATATGTTATTGCCTCAGCTTCAGTAGGAACCATGGTGCTCGTATCTGTTGACCGCTATGTAGCTATTTGTCATCCTTTGCATTACTCCagtgaaatcacacaaaaaaaagttcag
- the LOC115587636 gene encoding trace amine-associated receptor 1-like isoform X2, with product MLIYILLSFIALLTAALNLLVIISISHFKQLHTPTNLLILSLAVSDFFVGLLMFFQIMLIDGCWFLGDLMCTLYQYLAYVIASASVGTMVLISVDRYVAICHPLHYSSEITQKRVQVCVCLCWICFVIFQSLILKDILKQPGRYHSCIGECTFFIYYIAGLADLTFSFIVPITVIVVLYMRIFVVAVSQARAMRSHMTAVTQSGKVTAKKSEMKAARTLGVVVVLFLICLCPYYCVSLTGQDNLLNAPSAAFVLCLYYFNSCLNPVVYAFCYPWLRKSIKLIVTFKILQPDSCEANIM from the exons ATGCTGATTTACATTCTGCTGTCCTTCATCGCTCTGCTCACTGCAGCTCTTAACCTGCTGGTCATCATCTCTATCTCCCACTTCAA GCAGCTCCACACCCCCACcaacctcctcatcctctctctggctgtctcAGATTTCTTCGTTGGCCTCCTTATGTTCTTTCAGATTATGCTCATAGATGGCTGCTGGTTCCTCGGTGATCTCATGTGTACTCTGTATCAGTACCTAGCATATGTTATTGCCTCAGCTTCAGTAGGAACCATGGTGCTCATATCTGTTGACCGCTATGTAGCTATTTGTCATCCTTTGCATTACTCCagtgaaatcacacaaaaaagagttcaggtgtgtgtttgtctgtgttggatATGCTTTGTAATTTTTCAAAGTCTGATCCTGAAGGATATATTGAAACAACCAGGCAGGTATCACTCCTGCATTGGAGAGtgtacatttttcatttactACATTGCTGGACTTGCAGATCTCACTTTTTCCTTCATTGTTCCCattactgttattgttgttttgtatatgaGAATATTTGTAGTGGCTGTGTCTCAGGCTCGTGCCATGCGGTCTCATATGACAGCTGTAACACAATCAGGGAAAGTAACTGCaaagaaatctgaaatgaaagcagccaggactcttggtgttgttgtagttttgtttCTAATATGTCTCTGCCCATATTATTGTGTTTCTCTTACAGGCCAAGATAACTTGCTCAATGCTCCATCTGCTGCCTTTGTattatgtttgtattattttaattCCTGTCTAAATCCTGTGGTTTATGCCTTTTGTTACCCCTGGTTAAGAAAATCAATTAAGCTTATAGTTACATTTAAGATACTGCAGCCTGACTCCTGTGAGGCAAACATAATGTAA
- the LOC115587684 gene encoding trace amine-associated receptor 13c-like: METLRGTDLCFPQLLNSSCRKPTRPHFETMLIYILLSFIALLTAALNLLVIISISHFKQLHTPTNLLILSLAVSDFFVGLLMFFQIMLIDGCWFLGDLMCTLYQYLAYVIASASVGTMVLISVDRYVAICHPLHYSSEITQKRVQVCVCLCWICFVIFQSLILKDILKQPGRYHSCIGECKFFIYYIAGLADLTFSFIVPITVIVVLYMRIFVVAVSQARAMRSHMTAVTQSGKVTAKKSEMKAARTLGVVVVLFLICLCPYYCVSLTGQDNLLNAPSAAFVLCLYYFNSCLNPVVYAFCYPWLRKSIKLIVTFKILQPDSCEANIM; the protein is encoded by the exons ATGGAGACCTTAAGGGGAACTGACCTCTGCTTTCCACAACTCCTCAACAGCTCCTGCAGGAAGCCAACACGTCCTCACTTTGAAACCATGCTGATTTACATTCTGCTGTCCTTCATCGCTCTGCTCACTGCAGCTCTTAACCTGCTGGTCATCATCTCTATCTCCCACTTCAA GCAGCTCCACACCCCCACcaacctcctcatcctctctctggctgtctcAGATTTCTTCGTTGGCCTCCTTATGTTCTTTCAGATTATGCTCATAGATGGCTGCTGGTTCCTCGGTGATCTCATGTGTACTCTGTATCAGTACCTAGCATATGTTATTGCCTCAGCTTCAGTAGGAACCATGGTGCTCATATCTGTTGACCGCTATGTAGCTATTTGTCATCCTTTGCATTACTCCagtgaaatcacacaaaaaagagttcaggtgtgtgtttgtctgtgttggatATGCTTTGTAATTTTTCAAAGTCTGATCCTGAAGGATATATTGAAACAACCAGGCAGGTATCACTCCTGCATTGGAGAGTGTAAATTTTTCATTTACTACATTGCTGGACTTGCAGATCTCACTTTTTCCTTCATTGTTCCCattactgttattgttgttttgtatatgaGAATATTTGTAGTGGCTGTGTCTCAGGCTCGTGCCATGCGGTCTCATATGACAGCTGTAACACAATCAGGGAAAGTAACTGCaaagaaatctgaaatgaaagcagccaggactcttggtgttgttgtagttttgtttCTAATATGTCTCTGCCCATATTATTGTGTTTCTCTTACAGGCCAAGATAACTTGCTCAATGCTCCATCTGCTGCCTTTGTattatgtttgtattattttaattCCTGTCTAAATCCTGTGGTTTATGCCTTTTGTTACCCCTGGTTAAGAAAATCAATTAAGCTTATAGTTACATTTAAGATACTGCAGCCTGACTCCTGTGAGGCAAACATAATGTAA
- the LOC115587685 gene encoding UV excision repair protein RAD23 homolog produces the protein MHAILGGRPAIDPPVIVASFRPAEEDPTALLMAIVTPYAESPWEDLPESVPASSTNPPTTPSTTPTTAATPTPVSSTNPATPSTTLTATPTLSPRKRKRNANQQILDFLQAESANEQRRHAESEEKTERFLNLFERLVDKMPDK, from the exons ATGCATGCGATTTTGGGTGGAAGGCCAGCAATTGATCCCCCAGTCATCGTGGCTTCCTTCAGGCCAGCTGAGGAGGACCCCACAGCCTTGCTAATG GCCATTGTCACACCATATGCCGAATCCCCTTGGGAGGACCTACCTGAGTCAGTCCCAGCTTCTTCCACCAATCCTCCCACTACACCATCCACCACTCCAACCACAGCCGCCACTCCAACCCCAGTCTCTTCCACCAATCCAGCTACACCATCCACCACCCTAACCGCCACTCCAACCCTATCCCcaagaaagaggaaaaggaacgCCAACCAGCAAATACTGGACTTCCTACAAGCAGAATCGGCTAATGAACAGAGGAGACACGCAgaatcagaggagaaaacagagaggttTTTAAATCTGTTTGAAAGACTCGTGGACAAAATGCCTGATAAATAG
- the LOC115587636 gene encoding trace amine-associated receptor 13c-like isoform X1, whose product METLRGTDLCFPQLLNSSCRKPTRPHFETMLIYILLSFIALLTAALNLLVIISISHFKQLHTPTNLLILSLAVSDFFVGLLMFFQIMLIDGCWFLGDLMCTLYQYLAYVIASASVGTMVLISVDRYVAICHPLHYSSEITQKRVQVCVCLCWICFVIFQSLILKDILKQPGRYHSCIGECTFFIYYIAGLADLTFSFIVPITVIVVLYMRIFVVAVSQARAMRSHMTAVTQSGKVTAKKSEMKAARTLGVVVVLFLICLCPYYCVSLTGQDNLLNAPSAAFVLCLYYFNSCLNPVVYAFCYPWLRKSIKLIVTFKILQPDSCEANIM is encoded by the exons ATGGAGACCTTAAGGGGAACTGACCTCTGCTTTCCACAACTCCTCAACAGCTCCTGCAGGAAGCCAACACGTCCTCACTTTGAAACCATGCTGATTTACATTCTGCTGTCCTTCATCGCTCTGCTCACTGCAGCTCTTAACCTGCTGGTCATCATCTCTATCTCCCACTTCAA GCAGCTCCACACCCCCACcaacctcctcatcctctctctggctgtctcAGATTTCTTCGTTGGCCTCCTTATGTTCTTTCAGATTATGCTCATAGATGGCTGCTGGTTCCTCGGTGATCTCATGTGTACTCTGTATCAGTACCTAGCATATGTTATTGCCTCAGCTTCAGTAGGAACCATGGTGCTCATATCTGTTGACCGCTATGTAGCTATTTGTCATCCTTTGCATTACTCCagtgaaatcacacaaaaaagagttcaggtgtgtgtttgtctgtgttggatATGCTTTGTAATTTTTCAAAGTCTGATCCTGAAGGATATATTGAAACAACCAGGCAGGTATCACTCCTGCATTGGAGAGtgtacatttttcatttactACATTGCTGGACTTGCAGATCTCACTTTTTCCTTCATTGTTCCCattactgttattgttgttttgtatatgaGAATATTTGTAGTGGCTGTGTCTCAGGCTCGTGCCATGCGGTCTCATATGACAGCTGTAACACAATCAGGGAAAGTAACTGCaaagaaatctgaaatgaaagcagccaggactcttggtgttgttgtagttttgtttCTAATATGTCTCTGCCCATATTATTGTGTTTCTCTTACAGGCCAAGATAACTTGCTCAATGCTCCATCTGCTGCCTTTGTattatgtttgtattattttaattCCTGTCTAAATCCTGTGGTTTATGCCTTTTGTTACCCCTGGTTAAGAAAATCAATTAAGCTTATAGTTACATTTAAGATACTGCAGCCTGACTCCTGTGAGGCAAACATAATGTAA
- the LOC115587619 gene encoding uncharacterized protein LOC115587619 — protein MVIEFPLQLAIHWFSVWSDEGDWCLQTRIPTISQDEVSIRIDMSYSLEELCALVNVKYDRELEAEAEAGAVVDSSEEDELECDQADDENFVPEESGNGEGEGVEEDSSADEAHQGRPRKRANPETWRVNVHKRRRMRGQSYRGWRNKEPVLKEERQMGKPCQSAACQKSTKLHCREVKESKREKIFKYFWGKLDWKERKIFVKSSVEMCSVKRRRTEAEESRRSASIF, from the exons ATGGTAATTGAATTTCCATTGCAACTGGCCATTCACTGGTTCTCTGTATGGAGTGATGAGGGAGACTGGTGTCTCCAAACAAGGATACCCACCATCTCCCAGGATGAAGTATCCATTAG gaTAGACATGTCTTATTCATTAGAGGAGCTTTGTGCATTGGTGAATGTTAAATATGATAGGGAACttgaggcagaggcagaggcagggGCAGTGGTAGACAGCAGTGAGGAAG ATGAACTTGAATGTGACCAGGCTGATGACGAGAATTTTGTCCCTGAAGAATCTGGAAATGGAg aaggagaaggagttgAGGAGGACTCCTCAGCTGATGAGGCTCATCAGGGAAGGCCGCGGAAGAGGGCAAATCCAGAGACCTGGAGGGTGAATGTCCATAAAAGGAGGAGAATGAGGGGCCAATCATATCGGGGATGGAGGAATAAAGAGCCAGTGTTAAAGGAAGAAAGACAGATGGGGAAGCCATGCCAGTCTGCAGCCTGTCAAAAGTCCACTAAACTGCACTGCAGAGAAGTAAAGGAATCGAAGAGGGAGAAGATTTTTAAGTACTTCTGGGGGAAATTGGActggaaagagaggaaaatctTTGTTAAGTCTTCGGTAGAGATGTGCAGTGTAAAGCGGCGGCGGACAGAAGCAGAGGAATCCAGGAGGTCAGCATCCATTTTTTGA